In a genomic window of Colius striatus isolate bColStr4 chromosome 2, bColStr4.1.hap1, whole genome shotgun sequence:
- the LGALSL gene encoding galectin-related protein, with translation MAGTVAERDALKIEDGHLNNSLGSPVQADVYFPRLIVPFCGHIKGGMRPGKKILVMGIVDLNPESFGISLTCGESEDPPADVAIELKAVFTDRQFIRNSCVAGEWGEEQSSIPYFPFIPDQPFRVEILCEHPRFRIFVDGHQLFDFYHRIETLSAIDTIKINGDLQLTKLG, from the exons ATGGCGGGGACCGTGGCCGAGCGGGACGCGCTG AAAATAGAGGACGGGCATTTAAACAACTCCCTAGGATCTCCGGTGCAAGCTGATGTGTACTTCCCTCGCCTG ATCGTCCCCTTCTGTGGGCACATCAAAGGAGGAATGAGGCCGGGAAAGAAGATCTTAGTTATGGGCATAGTGGACCTCAACCCCGAGAG CTTTGGCATCAGTCTGACTTGCGGAGAGTCAGAAGATCCTCCTGCGGATGTAGCTATTGAACTGAAAGCTGTGTTTACAGACAGACAGTTTATCAGAAACTCTTGTGTAGCTGGAGAATGGGGGGAAGAGCAATCATCAATTCCTTACTTTCCATTTATACCGGACCAGCCTTTTCGG GTTGAGATCCTTTGTGAGCATCCCCGTTTTAGAATATTTGTGGATGGACATCAGCTCTTTGATTTTTACCACCGTATTGAAACACTGTCAGCAATTGACACGATAAAGATAAATGGAGATCTTCAACTTACAAAACTTGGCTGA